GCGGCGCGCGCATCGTCCAGCGTCGCCGCGTCGCCGGGTTCGAGCGTGTCGATCAGCATCGATGCAGTGGCGGCGAGCGACGTCACCGGCGTCAGCGAATTGAGGATCTCGTGCGTCAGCACGCGCACCAGATCCGACTGCGCGGCCATTTCCACCGCATCGAACGCGCCCTCGGCGGGCTGCACCGTGACCGCGCGCAGCGCGACGCCGAGCCGCGAAACCTCCGCGGTGCGCACGATCGCGCGCTGCTGGCGGCCTTCCAGCCGCAGCACCAGCGTTTCCTCCGACGTACCGGTGCCGCCGAGCCGGCGCGCAAAGGTGGCGCCGTAGCGGCGATAATCGTCGATCGTGGTGGCATCGTCATGCCCGAACAGCCGGCGCGCGGCCTTGTTCTGCTGCTCGACCGAACCCGAGGCGTGGACGACGAGCAACGCCACCGGCACGTCGTCGAGCAGCGCCTGCAGGAAGCGGAGTTCGTCGGCATCGGCCAGCTTTTCGGCGCGCAGGCGGCCGAGCGCGGCGTCGAACGCCGTCGCCACTTCGGCGAAACTGCGGCCGCCGGTGCCGTCGAAGCGCATCGCCACGTCGCCCGCCGCGAGCGATTCGACGAAGCGCGCGAGTTGCCGGTTGGTGCGCGTCACATGGTTCCACAGCCACAGCATCGCGCCTGCGACGAGCCCCGCGGCGACGATCCGCGCGGCGCCGAGCCCGGCGACCTCGAGGCTGGCGGAGAACAGCAGGATGGCGAGCGCGAGCGCGACCACGCGCAGCGCCAGCGCCGCGGCGAAGCGGCGGTCAGAGCCCATATTTTTCCATCCGCCGGTAGAGCGCGGCGCGCGACACGCCGAGATCGGCGGCCGCCAGCGAAATATTGTAGCCGTGCCGGCGCAGCGCGGATTCCACCATCCGCTTCTCCGCCCGGTCGAGGTTGAGATCCTCGCCGCCCGGCGCGGCGGGTGCCGTCGTGATCGATGGCGCCGCGACCGGGGCGGGGGCGGCGGCGGGTGCGGGTGCGGGTGGAGCCAGCGAGGGGGCGGTCCGCGATTGGGTGCCCGAGGTGAGCGGGAAATCCTCGGGCGCGAGCGGCGCGTCGCCGGCCAGGATCACCGCGCGTTCCACCGCGTGGCGCAGCGCGCGGACATTGCCGATCCAGTCATGCGCGACCACCGCCGCCATCGCCGCGTCGCTGACCTCGGGCACCGGCCGGTTGTAGCGCCTGGCATAATGATCGAGGAAATGGGTGAGCAGTTGCGGAATGTCGTCGCGGCGCTGCCGCAGCGGCGGCAGTTCGATCTCCACGGTGTTGAGCCGGAACAGCAGGTCGGTGCGGAACACCCGCTCGTCGGCGAGCCGGTCGGGCGAGAGGTTGGTCGCGGCGATCACGCGGATGTCGACCGGGATCGGCTGGTTGGCGCCGACCGGCGTCACCTTGCGCTGTTCGAGCACGGTCAGCAGCTTGGGCTGAAGGTGCAGCGGCAAATTGCCGATCTCGTCGAGGAACAGGGTGCCGCCGTCGGCGGCCTGGATGCGGCCGATGCGATCGGTGCGGGCATCGGTGAAGGCACCCTTCACATGGCCGAACAGCTCGGAATCGATCAGTTCCTCGCTGATCGCGCCCAGATCGACGGTCAGCATCACCTTGTCGGCGCGGCGGGACTGGCGATGCAGTTCGCGCGCGACCAGTTCCTTGCCGGTGCCGTTCTCGCCGAGAATCAGGACGTTGGCCTCGGTGGGGGCGGCGCGCGCGATCAGTTCCCCCACGCGGCGCATCGGCTGCGAGGCGCCGAGCAGCGTCGATCCGGGGGCGCCGGCGCCGGCAATCGTCGCGACCTTGCCGCGCTCGGTGGCGACGGTGCGGCGCGACCGCCGCAGCGCGGCGGCGGTGCGCGCGGTGGCCAGCAGCCGCTCGTTCGACCAGGGCTTGGAAACGAAGTCGGTCGCGCCCTGCTTCATCGCCGCGATCGCCACCTGCAGCCCGACATGCGCGGTGATCATCACGATCACCATCTCGGGATCATGCGCCAGCAGCTTGCCCAGCCAGGCAAGCCCTTCATGCGCATCGGTGGCGCCGCGCGCGAAATTGGCGTCGAGCAGGACGAGATCGGGGGAGCGCTGGGCGATCGCCGTCATCGCCTCGTCGGGGTTCGGAAAGGTGCGCACCTCCGCGAACAGCTGACGCAACAACAGCCGCGCGGCGATGAGGATGTCCTCATCGTCGTCGACGACGACGCACAGATCGAATTCGGGTTTGGCCGGCATGTCGTCCCTTCTCGTACGGTGTGCGGAAACGGACAATCAAAATACGTGCCAAGTGGCCAAGCCCATCTGGCACGCTTCCTGCGTCTTCCCCGGCATGATCTCTTGGGAGGAGCGCATCATGAGGATTCCCGTCGGCATCAGGACGATGACCGTCATCGCCCTGTTTCTCGCCTGCATCGCCGCGCCCACGCTGGCGCCGAGCCACGCCGTCGCCTGCGACGACGCTGCCCCCAAGGTGCCGCTGGCGTGACCGGAAACGGCCAGCGACTGTTCGCGAACGGACAATGCTGTCCGGAAACGGACGGTCGCTTTGCGCGAATCCGGGCATATGCCTCGCCATCGACTGGCACGGTGTTTGCGTCATGAACGATATGAGCGTCATTCGTATCACCCAGGAGCAGAAGCTGGACCGTCCGCAAAGCGGCAGCGGCATGGATCGCGTCGTCGCGAGGCGGGGTATTCCCCTTAACCTCCGCATCGCCGTCGCCGGGGTTGCGGCGATCCTCGTGCTGGCCGCGATCTGGTGGCTGATGCCGCGCACGGGCAGCCAGACGATCGCCGCCGACCGGGTGAAAATCTCCACCGTCTCGCGCGGGACGTTCGAGGATTTCATCCCGCTGCGTGCGCGGGTGACGCCGCTCGTCACCGTCTATCTCGATGCGATCGAGGGCGGGCGCGTCGAGAAGGTGCTGGTCGAGGATGGCGCCACCGTCGCCGCCGGCCAGCCGATCGCGATGCTCTCCAATGCCGAGCTGCAGCTTTCGGTGCTCGCCCGGCAGACCGAGGTGACGCAGCAGCTCAACACGATGCGCAGCCAGGAACTGGCGCTGGCGCAGTCGCGCGTCACCAACGAGCGCACGCTGCTCGAAGCCGAGACCGATCGCCGCAAGGCCGAACGCCAGCACGACCGCGAGGCGGCGCTGATCGGCCGGGGCTTCGTGAGCAAGCGCCAGTTCGCCGACACGCAGGACGATCGCGACTATCAGCGCCGCCGCGTCGCCGTGCTCCGCAACGGCCAGGCCACCGACGAACGGCTGCAGGCGAGCCAGCTCGCGCAGCTCCGCTCCGCCGCGCAGTCGCTCGAATCGAGCCTCACCCTCGCGCGGGCCAACCTCGATGCGCTCAACCTGCGCGCGCCGGTGGCGGGCGGCCTCTCGGGCTTCTCGATCCAGGTCGGCCAGTCGCTGTCGCGCGGCGAGCGGATCGGCCAGATCGACAGCCCCGGCCGCAACAAGCTGGTCGCCGGGATCGACGAATTCTATCTCGGCCGCGTCCAGGTGAACCAGGCGGCGGTGCTCGAACGCGGCGGCAAGACGTTCCGCGCGCGGGTCACCAAGATCTATCCGCAGGTGCAGAACGGCCAGTTCACCGTCGACCTGCAGTTCATCGGCCCCGAGCCGGCCGATCTCCAGCGCGGCCAGACCTTGCAGGCGCGGCTGACGCTGGGCGATCCCGCGCCGGCGCTGCTGGTGCCCAACGGCGCCTTCTATGGCGAGACCGGCGGCAACTGGATCTTCGTCGCCACGCCCGAAGGCACCAGCGCGGTCAAGCGCCCGGTGCGGATGGGCCGGCGCAATTCCGAAGTGATCGAGGTGCTGGAGGGCCTGGAGGCCGGCGAGCGCGTGATCACATCCCCCTACACCGGATTTGCCGACAAGGATCGGCTGGACCTGACACGATGAAAGGCAAGGAGCATATGACCGGAACCCCGCTGCTGCACATGCGCGCACTGAGCCGCGTCTACCGCACCGACACGATCGAGACGGTGGCGCTCGACGCGATCGACCTCGACATCGCCGAGGGCGAGTTCGTGGCGATCATGGGCCCCTCCGGCTGCGGCAAATCGACATTGCTCAACCTCGTCGGGCTGCTCGATAGCCCGAGCTCGGGCAGCTATATGTTCGACGGGCGCGAGGTGGCGGGGCTCTCCGAGGCGGAGCTGGCGTCGGTGCGCAAGGCCGGCATCGGCTTCATCTTCCAGAGCTTCAACCTGATCGACGAGCTGACGGTGCGCGAGAATGTGGAGCTTGCGCTGCTCTATCACGACGTGCCCGCCGCCGAACGCCGCCGCCGCACCGACGAGGTGATGGACCGCGTCGGCATCGCCCACCGCGCGCGCCACCGGCCGACGCAGCTTTCGGGCGGCCAGCAGCAGCGCGTCGCCGTCGCCCGTGCGCTGGTCGCCAGCCCGCGGCTGATCCTGGCGGACGAGCCGACCGGCAACCTCGACACCAGCCATGGCGACGAGGTGATGAACATGCTGAAGGGCCTGAACGCCGAAGGCGCGACGATCGTGATGGTCACCCACTCACCCGCGCATGCCGACTATGCCAGCCGCGTCGTCAACATGCTCGACGGCCGCGTGCTCCAGGAACGGCGCCGCGCGGCGTAAGGGGAAGGGGATCACCACCATGTGGCGCAACTATCTGACGGTCGGTATCCGCGCGCTGGCGAAGAACCGCACCTATGCCTTCATCAACATCTTCGGCCTCGCGCTCGGCATCGCCGCGTGCCTGCTGATCCTCACCTTCGTCCGCTACGAATTCAGCTATGACAGCTGGCTGGAGGATGCCGACCGCACCTTCCAGGTCCAGAGCTTCTATGAGGCGACGCCGCAGGGCGGCGAGGCGTTCGAGCTGCAGATCACCAGCTATCCGGCGGGGCAGGCGCTCAAGAAGGATTTCCCGCAGATCGAGACGTTGGTCTACCTGACCTCGCCGCCGATGACGGTGGTTCAGGATGGCAAGCCGAGCAAGGTCAGCAACGGCATCTATGCCGACGGCAACCTCTTCGACGTGATCCGCGTGCCGTTCGTCCGCGGGGATCGGGCGACCGCGCTCGATCGCCAGGACGCGGTGGCGCTCAGCGAGGCGGAAGCCATCAGGCGCTTCGGCACGGCGGACCCGATCGGCAAGACGCTGACGATCACCACCGGCAAGTTGACGCAGGATTATCGCGTCACCGGCGTGTTCCGCGACCTGCCCAAGAACACGCACATGGCGATGGAGCTGGTCGCGCGCGTCGATATCCCGACGCTGTTCGGCGATCGCCATTTCATGCTGACCTCGTGGAACAGCCAGGGCGGGCAGGTCTATTTCCGGCTCAAGCCCGGCGCCGATATCGGCGCTATCACGCGCGGCCTGCCGGCCTGGGAAAAGCGCAACATTCCCGACGACGTCTCCGATTCCAGCCGCTCCAACCCGGCCGACTATCAGCATTGGGAGATGACCAATGTGCGCGACATTCACCTCGGCCGCGCGCAGGACGCCGCCGAAAAGCCGGGCAGCGACAAGCGCACGGTGCTGACCTTCGCGATCATCGCGATGCTGATCCTGGGCATGGCCTGCGTCAACTTCACCAACCTCGCCACCGCGCGCGCCTCCCAGCGGGCCCGCGAGGTCGCGCTGCGCAAGGTGCTGGGGGCGACGCGCGCGCAGCTCATCACCCAGTTCATCGGGGAATCGATGATCGTGGCGATCATCGCGATGCTGATCGGCCTCGCGCTCGTCGAGATCACGCTGCCGGGCCTCAACGCCTTCCTCGACGCCGACATGACCATATCCTATCTCGGCCTGCACGGCCTGCTGCTGCCGGTGATCGGGCTGACCATCCTCGTCGGCCTCGCCGGCGGGCTCTATCCGGCCTTCTATCTCTCGCGCTTCCAGCCGGCGCAGGTGCTCAAGGCCAACAAGTCGGCCGCGGACGCGCAGGGGTCCGGCCGGTTGCGCAACCTGTTGGTCGTCGCGCAATTCGCGATCTCGATCGCGCTGATCATCTGCACGGCGGTGGTCTACGGCCAGACGATCTACGCCCGCACCGTCGATGCCGGTTACAAGCGCGACGGGCTGCTGCAGATCGCGGCGCTGTCGACGCCGCAGGCGCAGGCGGTGGGCGAGGCGCTGGTGCAGGAGATGCGCAACATCGAGGGCGTGTCCGCCGTCGGCCGCGGCACGATCGCGCTCAACAGCGGCAACAACAATATCACCTCGGTGCGCCGCGCGGGCACCAGCGGCGAACAGCGCGTGGCGCTGGGCATCTATGCGATGGATGCCGGCTTCATCCCGTCGCTGGGCGGGCGGCTGATCGCCGGCCGCAACTTCTCCGCCAGCCAGCCGATGGACGACGCCACCCTGCCGACCCCGAGCACGCCGGAGGCGGAGCGGGCGCTGATGCAGCGCGGGATCAACGCCGTCATCTCCGAAGCGGCGGTGACGCGGCTGGGCTATGACAGCCCGCAGGCCGCGATCGGCAAGCAATTGCTGGTCGCCTTCTCGCCCGGCGATACCGACCTCGGCAACACGCCCGCGACGATCGTCGGCGTCGTCGGCGACGTGCGCTACCGCAGCGTCCGCGATCCGCTCCAGCCGATCATCTATTATCATCGCACCAGCGGCTATTCGGACATGCTGGTGCGCTTCAGCGGCATCTCGCCCGCGACGATGAACGCGCGCGCGGAGGCGGTGTGGCAGCGGCTGGTGCCCGAGATTCCCTATTCGGCCCGCCTCGTCGACGACATCGTCAACGACATGTATGTCGCCGACGAGAAGCGCGCGCAGCTGTTCGGCATGTTCGCGATCCTCGCCGTGGTGATCGGCTGCCTCGGCCTGTTCGGCCTCGCCGCCTTCACCGCGGAGCGGCGCACCAAGGAAATCGGCATCCGCAAGGTGCTGGGCGCGAAGACGATCGACATCGTCCGCCTGCTGGTGTGGCAGTTCACCCGGCCCGTCCTGATCGCCAACCTCATCGCCTGGCCGATCGCCTGGTGGGTGATGCGGGATTGGCTCAACGGGTTCGACATGCGCATCGGGCTGGGGCCGGCGCCCTTCCTGACCGCAGGGCTGCTCGCGCTGGTGATCGCGGTGCTGACGATCTCCGCCCATGCCTGGCGGGTGGCGCGCACCAACCCCGTCCACGCGCTGCGCTACGAATAGCGCCGGCACCGCCGCTTGCCGCCGGGTTCGGGCGGCCGGCGGCGGTGCCGGTGCGCGCCGCGCGCATTCCGGTTTGTGCCGCCACTCGCTTGATCCAGATCGCGCAGGCGCGCAAAGCTGCCGCCCTCGCCGTGCCGTCGCGGCCGGTTGTGATGAGGCGTAGACAGATGGGCGATCCGGTCGAGGTTGAGCTGAAGCTCGAATTCAGCGCCGGCGGCGACGCCGCGCTGCGTGCCGCCGAGGAACTGGGCGCCGCGGACGATGCCGCGGAGCGCCATCTCGTCGCCACCTATTTCGACACGCCCGCCGCCGACCTCGAACGGGCAGGGCTCAGCCTGCGCATCCGCCGCGACGGCCGCCGCCACATCCAGACGCTGAAGGCGGGCGGCAAGGCGGCGGGGCTGTTCGTCCGCCCCGAATGGGATCTGCCGGTGCGCGGCTGGACGCCGGTGCTCGACGATCCCGGCTCGCCCTTTGCGGCCATGCTCGATCCCGCCTGGATCGAGCGGATCGGGCCGGCCTTCACCACCGACGTCCACCGCCATCGCCGTCGCTTCGGCTTCGACGGCGCGCGGATCGAATGCGCGATCGATACCGGCAGGGTCGATAGCGGTGCGCACAGCGATACCGTCGCCGAGCTGGAGCTGGAGCTGCTCGACGGCGACGCGGCAGCGCTGTTCGCGCTCGCCCGCGCGCTGGATCGCCACGCGCCGCTGCGCCTCGGCGTGCTGTCCAAGGCGGAGCGCGGCTATCGCCTGCTCGATCTTGCCGCGGGCGCGGGCGCCGCGGTGCGCGGGGAGCCGATCCGGCTGGGTGCCGAAACCGATGCGCGGGGCGCGTTCGCCGCGATCCTGACGGCCTGCCTTCGCCATTATCGGCTGAACGAGGCGCTGATCCTCGCCGCCGATGGCGATGAACTCATCCACCAGGCGCGCGTGGCGCTCCGCCGGCTGCGCTCCGCCTTCACGCTGTTCAAGCCGCTGTTCGGCGACGACGCCGATGCCGCCCGGTTGCGCGGGGAATTGCGCTGGCTGGCCGGCGAACTGGGCAGCGTGCGCGACATCGATGTGCTGATTCCGCGGGTCGACGCCGCTGCGCAGGCGCTGCTCCGCGCCGAACGCGCGCGCCGCTTCTCCGGATTGCGCGCCGCGCTCGATCTGTCCCGCGCACGCGCGCTGCCGCTCGACCTCGTCGAATGGATGGCGCTGGGCCGGTGGCGGGATGCGGCCGAACTGCAGGCGGTTCAGCACGCACCGGCCCGCGAATTCGCGGAAGCCGTGTTGGCGAAGCGGTTCCGCAGCGTGCGCCGCAAGGGCCGGGATCTCGTCGGGCTGGACGACGAGCATCGCCATCGCGTGCGGATCGATGCGAAGAAGCTGCGCTATGCCGCCGACTTCTTCGCGTCCTGCTTCGGCGGGGACGAGGCGGCGGCACAGCGCCACGCCGCGTTCGTGAAGGCGCTGGCGCGGCTGCAGGACAAGCTTGGCGAACTCAACGACGTGGCGATGGGCGCCGAATTGCTCGCCGGCCTGGGGATCACCGCGACGCTGGCACCGGAAGGCGCCCCGCGGGACAAGGTGCTGGGCAAGGCGGCCAAGGCGTTCGATCGGCTTATCGACACGCCGCGCTTCTGGAAGGACTGAGCGCCCGGCGCCCCGCGACATAGGTGGCCGCCACCGCGCGGTCGTCGCCAAGGATCTGCAGCGCGAACAGCGTGTCGGCGATCGACGCGCCGGCGGTGCGGCGCGCGAGCAACGGCGTCGCCGCCGGATCGAGCAGGACGAAATCGGCCTCCTGCCCCGGCCGCAGCCCGCCGATCCGATCGCCGAGGTTGAGCGTGCGCGCGCCGCCCGCGGTCGCGAGATAAAGCGCGCGGAACGGATCGAGCACCTGGCCGCGCAACTGGCAGACCTTGTACGCCTCACCCAATGTATGGAGGATCGAGAAGCTGGTGCCGGCGCCGACATCGGTGCCGATCCCGATCTTGATCCCCGCCGCGTCGGTTGCGGCGAGATCGAACAGGCCGGAGCCCAGGAACATGTTGCTGGTCGCGCAGAAGGCGATGCCGGCGCCCGCCGCCGCCATGCGGTTGCGCGCGCGGGCGTCGAGGTGGACGCAATGCGCGAACACCGATCGATCGCCGACCAGCCCGAAGCGGTCATAGACGTCGAGATAGTCGGCGGCGTGCGGGAAACGCGCGGCGACCGCGGCGATCTCGCCCCGGTTTTCGGCCAGATGGGTGTGCATCAGCACGTCCGGATGCGCGGCGACGAGCCGGCCGGCATCTTCGAGCTGCGCGTCGGTCGAGGTCAGCGCGAAGCGGGGGGTGACCGCATAGCCCAGCCGCCCGCGCCCCCGCCATCGCGCGACCAGCGCCTCGCTGTCCGCCCGGCCGCCGGCGACGGTGTCGCGGAGATCGGCGGGGCCCAGATCCATCAGCACCTTGCCCGAGACGATGCGCATGCCGCGCGCCAGCGCCGCCTCGAACAGCGCGTCGACCGACTGGGGGTGGACGGTCGGGTAGACCAGCGCGGTGGTCGTGCCGTTGCGCAGCAGTTCGTCGAGGAAGAAGGCGGCGATGGCATCGGCATGCGCGCGATCGGCGAACGCGGCCTCGGCGGGAAAGATGTGGCGGTCGAGCCACTGCAGGAGCTGCTCGCCATGCGAGGCGATGCGCTCGGTCTGCGGATAATGGATGTGGGTGTCGACGAAGCCGGGCACGAGAATGCCGGCCAGCCGCTCGGTCGGCACGTTCGCGAACCGCCCGGCCAGATCCGCATGATCGCCGCAGGCGGCGACGATGCCGTCCTCGACGACGAGCAGCCCGTCCGGGTGATGGCGGATCGCCTCCGCCCCGGCGCGCAGCGGATCCTCCGGCACGGCGAGGATTTCGGCGCGGTAGGCGATGGCGGTCATGCAGCGGGTCTCATGGCAAGCAGTTGCGCGGCGACCGCGATGGCGATCACGTCCGGTTCCTTGCCGGTGATGCCGGGCAGGCCGATCGGGCAGGTCAGCCGCGCACGGGCTTCGCCGTCGAACCCCTCCGCCGCCAGCCGGGACAGGAAGCGCGCGCGCTTGGTGGCGGAGCCGATCAGGCCGACGAAGCCCGCCGCGCTGCGCAGCGCCGCGGCGGTCAGCCGATAATCGAGGCCATGGTCGTGGGTGAGGATGAGCATTGCGGTCTCCGCGCCGGCCTCGCCGATGCAATCGACCGCTTGATCCTCCGCGACCGGCATCACCCCGGGGAAGCCGGCCTCGGCGGCGCGGGTGTCGAACCAGGCGAGGGCGATCGGCAGGCGCGCGACGGCGCGGGCGATGGCGCGGCCGACATGACCGGCGCCGAACAGCATCACCGGCAGCCGGCGGACGTCGGCGGGTTCGACGAAGCGTGCGCCGGCGGCGGGGCGTTCGCCGCGCGCGGAGGGCAGGGGGGCGGCATCGCCGGGGACGCGCCGGACGGTATCGTCGGCCAGCGTCGCGATCAGCGCCTCGCCCTCATGCGCGATCCAGCCGCTGGCGGCCGGATCGACGCGCTCGACCAGCAGGCGGACGCGGCCGCCGCAGCATTGGCCGAGCAGG
The window above is part of the Sphingomonas sanxanigenens DSM 19645 = NX02 genome. Proteins encoded here:
- a CDS encoding sensor histidine kinase, which codes for MGSDRRFAAALALRVVALALAILLFSASLEVAGLGAARIVAAGLVAGAMLWLWNHVTRTNRQLARFVESLAAGDVAMRFDGTGGRSFAEVATAFDAALGRLRAEKLADADELRFLQALLDDVPVALLVVHASGSVEQQNKAARRLFGHDDATTIDDYRRYGATFARRLGGTGTSEETLVLRLEGRQQRAIVRTAEVSRLGVALRAVTVQPAEGAFDAVEMAAQSDLVRVLTHEILNSLTPVTSLAATASMLIDTLEPGDAATLDDARAAITTLARRAHGLTEFVQGYRAVAQPPEVKRQRFAARDWAEELVRLIAAEWPNLPLTRTVVPEDLMIHADLDLMTQVLINLLRNAAQAAGEHRADPAVVLRIAGDARHDVVISVADNGPGIPEALREDVFLPFFTTRRSGSGIGLNLARQIVVAHGGTIDIDAEATGATIVIRL
- a CDS encoding sigma-54-dependent transcriptional regulator produces the protein MPAKPEFDLCVVVDDDEDILIAARLLLRQLFAEVRTFPNPDEAMTAIAQRSPDLVLLDANFARGATDAHEGLAWLGKLLAHDPEMVIVMITAHVGLQVAIAAMKQGATDFVSKPWSNERLLATARTAAALRRSRRTVATERGKVATIAGAGAPGSTLLGASQPMRRVGELIARAAPTEANVLILGENGTGKELVARELHRQSRRADKVMLTVDLGAISEELIDSELFGHVKGAFTDARTDRIGRIQAADGGTLFLDEIGNLPLHLQPKLLTVLEQRKVTPVGANQPIPVDIRVIAATNLSPDRLADERVFRTDLLFRLNTVEIELPPLRQRRDDIPQLLTHFLDHYARRYNRPVPEVSDAAMAAVVAHDWIGNVRALRHAVERAVILAGDAPLAPEDFPLTSGTQSRTAPSLAPPAPAPAAAPAPVAAPSITTAPAAPGGEDLNLDRAEKRMVESALRRHGYNISLAAADLGVSRAALYRRMEKYGL
- a CDS encoding efflux RND transporter periplasmic adaptor subunit, with translation MSVIRITQEQKLDRPQSGSGMDRVVARRGIPLNLRIAVAGVAAILVLAAIWWLMPRTGSQTIAADRVKISTVSRGTFEDFIPLRARVTPLVTVYLDAIEGGRVEKVLVEDGATVAAGQPIAMLSNAELQLSVLARQTEVTQQLNTMRSQELALAQSRVTNERTLLEAETDRRKAERQHDREAALIGRGFVSKRQFADTQDDRDYQRRRVAVLRNGQATDERLQASQLAQLRSAAQSLESSLTLARANLDALNLRAPVAGGLSGFSIQVGQSLSRGERIGQIDSPGRNKLVAGIDEFYLGRVQVNQAAVLERGGKTFRARVTKIYPQVQNGQFTVDLQFIGPEPADLQRGQTLQARLTLGDPAPALLVPNGAFYGETGGNWIFVATPEGTSAVKRPVRMGRRNSEVIEVLEGLEAGERVITSPYTGFADKDRLDLTR
- a CDS encoding ABC transporter ATP-binding protein — its product is MTGTPLLHMRALSRVYRTDTIETVALDAIDLDIAEGEFVAIMGPSGCGKSTLLNLVGLLDSPSSGSYMFDGREVAGLSEAELASVRKAGIGFIFQSFNLIDELTVRENVELALLYHDVPAAERRRRTDEVMDRVGIAHRARHRPTQLSGGQQQRVAVARALVASPRLILADEPTGNLDTSHGDEVMNMLKGLNAEGATIVMVTHSPAHADYASRVVNMLDGRVLQERRRAA
- a CDS encoding ABC transporter permease, producing MWRNYLTVGIRALAKNRTYAFINIFGLALGIAACLLILTFVRYEFSYDSWLEDADRTFQVQSFYEATPQGGEAFELQITSYPAGQALKKDFPQIETLVYLTSPPMTVVQDGKPSKVSNGIYADGNLFDVIRVPFVRGDRATALDRQDAVALSEAEAIRRFGTADPIGKTLTITTGKLTQDYRVTGVFRDLPKNTHMAMELVARVDIPTLFGDRHFMLTSWNSQGGQVYFRLKPGADIGAITRGLPAWEKRNIPDDVSDSSRSNPADYQHWEMTNVRDIHLGRAQDAAEKPGSDKRTVLTFAIIAMLILGMACVNFTNLATARASQRAREVALRKVLGATRAQLITQFIGESMIVAIIAMLIGLALVEITLPGLNAFLDADMTISYLGLHGLLLPVIGLTILVGLAGGLYPAFYLSRFQPAQVLKANKSAADAQGSGRLRNLLVVAQFAISIALIICTAVVYGQTIYARTVDAGYKRDGLLQIAALSTPQAQAVGEALVQEMRNIEGVSAVGRGTIALNSGNNNITSVRRAGTSGEQRVALGIYAMDAGFIPSLGGRLIAGRNFSASQPMDDATLPTPSTPEAERALMQRGINAVISEAAVTRLGYDSPQAAIGKQLLVAFSPGDTDLGNTPATIVGVVGDVRYRSVRDPLQPIIYYHRTSGYSDMLVRFSGISPATMNARAEAVWQRLVPEIPYSARLVDDIVNDMYVADEKRAQLFGMFAILAVVIGCLGLFGLAAFTAERRTKEIGIRKVLGAKTIDIVRLLVWQFTRPVLIANLIAWPIAWWVMRDWLNGFDMRIGLGPAPFLTAGLLALVIAVLTISAHAWRVARTNPVHALRYE
- a CDS encoding CHAD domain-containing protein; translated protein: MGDPVEVELKLEFSAGGDAALRAAEELGAADDAAERHLVATYFDTPAADLERAGLSLRIRRDGRRHIQTLKAGGKAAGLFVRPEWDLPVRGWTPVLDDPGSPFAAMLDPAWIERIGPAFTTDVHRHRRRFGFDGARIECAIDTGRVDSGAHSDTVAELELELLDGDAAALFALARALDRHAPLRLGVLSKAERGYRLLDLAAGAGAAVRGEPIRLGAETDARGAFAAILTACLRHYRLNEALILAADGDELIHQARVALRRLRSAFTLFKPLFGDDADAARLRGELRWLAGELGSVRDIDVLIPRVDAAAQALLRAERARRFSGLRAALDLSRARALPLDLVEWMALGRWRDAAELQAVQHAPAREFAEAVLAKRFRSVRRKGRDLVGLDDEHRHRVRIDAKKLRYAADFFASCFGGDEAAAQRHAAFVKALARLQDKLGELNDVAMGAELLAGLGITATLAPEGAPRDKVLGKAAKAFDRLIDTPRFWKD
- the guaD gene encoding guanine deaminase, whose product is MTAIAYRAEILAVPEDPLRAGAEAIRHHPDGLLVVEDGIVAACGDHADLAGRFANVPTERLAGILVPGFVDTHIHYPQTERIASHGEQLLQWLDRHIFPAEAAFADRAHADAIAAFFLDELLRNGTTTALVYPTVHPQSVDALFEAALARGMRIVSGKVLMDLGPADLRDTVAGGRADSEALVARWRGRGRLGYAVTPRFALTSTDAQLEDAGRLVAAHPDVLMHTHLAENRGEIAAVAARFPHAADYLDVYDRFGLVGDRSVFAHCVHLDARARNRMAAAGAGIAFCATSNMFLGSGLFDLAATDAAGIKIGIGTDVGAGTSFSILHTLGEAYKVCQLRGQVLDPFRALYLATAGGARTLNLGDRIGGLRPGQEADFVLLDPAATPLLARRTAGASIADTLFALQILGDDRAVAATYVAGRRALSPSRSAACR
- the xdhC gene encoding xanthine dehydrogenase accessory protein XdhC gives rise to the protein MTPVSDWAALALTAAQDTPVALVTILATEGSAPRGAGTRMAVTRTALAGTIGGGALELRAIEQARAILDLAPGRWRVQDYPLGPLLGQCCGGRVRLLVERVDPAASGWIAHEGEALIATLADDTVRRVPGDAAPLPSARGERPAAGARFVEPADVRRLPVMLFGAGHVGRAIARAVARLPIALAWFDTRAAEAGFPGVMPVAEDQAVDCIGEAGAETAMLILTHDHGLDYRLTAAALRSAAGFVGLIGSATKRARFLSRLAAEGFDGEARARLTCPIGLPGITGKEPDVIAIAVAAQLLAMRPAA